From the Pseudomonas lalucatii genome, the window CGCCCGAGCATGCGCCTCAAGGTGGCGTCGCGATCGATGAAGTGATGCTTGAGCGCGGCCAGCGCGTGGACCCCGGCGAAGATCACCAGGGCCCAGGCCAGGTACTCGTGCACCAGCCCGGCCAGGTCTTCCTGGCGCGGAATGCTGGTCAGCGTCGCCGGCACCTCGAACAGGCCGAATACGGCAATGCCGCGCCCTTCGGCGGTGGAGATCAGGTAGCCGGAGATCATCAGCACGAACAGCCCGAAATAGAGAGAGGAGTGGCCGAGACGACTGCCCAGGCGGGTCAGCCGGCCATGGCTCGGCAGGCTCGCCGGGGGCGGGCTGACCCGGCGCCAGAGCATGCGCGCGAGCATCACCGCGAACAGCAGCAGGCCGATGCTCTTGTGCAGCTCCGGCGCGGTCTTGTACCAGGGGCTGTAGTAATTCAGACCGACCATCCAGTAGCCCAGGCCGAACAGGCCGAACACGGCCAGGGCCACCAACCAGTGCAAGAGAATGCTGACCAGGCCGTAACGATCGGCCGAATTGCGCCACTGCATCAAGGACAAGCTCCACGTAGAGGGCCGCGCACCCGCGGTGCGCGAAAACTGCCGGCAAGACTAACAACAAAACTATCGATTAAACGCGAAAAAATTCGCTCTGAAATATCGATAAATACGAACAGTAACAGGCCCTACCGGACCAGCCGGATTGGTCCTGCGCACGGCCCGAAGGTTCAACGCAGGTCGCCCGGCGGCGCTTCAGGCAGGACGAACGGCAGGCGCGGGCGGCCGCCGCCCGGGCGGATACCCGCGCCATCGCCGCGAACACATCTGATAGGCTTGCCGCTGATGATTGGGAGAGCGTTTCGATGAGCCTGAATGACCACTGGATGCAACGCGACCTGGCCGTGCTCTGGCACCCCTGCACCCAGATGAAAGACCACGAACAGCTGCCCCTGGTGCCGATCAGACGCGGCGAGGGCGTATGGCTGGAAGACTTCGACGGCAAGCGCTATATCGACGCGGTCAGCTCCTGGTGGGTCAACGTGTTCGGCCACTCCAACCCGCGCATCAACCAGCGCATCAAGGACCAGGTCGACCAGCTGGAGCACGTGATTCTCGCCGGCTTCAGCCATGCGCCGGTGATCGAGCTGTCCGAGCGCCTGGTCAAGCTGACCCCGGCCGGACTGGACCGGGTGTTCTACGCCGACAACGGCTCGTCGTGCATCGAAGTGGCGCTGAAGATGAGCTTCCACTACTGGCTCAACGTCGGCCAGCCTGCGAAGAAGCGCTTCGTCACCCTGAGCAACAGCTATCACGGCGAAACCGTGGCGGCGATGTCGGTCGGCGACGTGGCGCTGTTCACCGACACCTACAAGGCGCTGCTGCTCGACACCCTCAAGGTGCCCAGCCCGGACTGCTTCCACCGCCCCGAGGGGATGAGCTGGGAGGCGCACTCGCGGGCCATGTTCGCCCACATGGAGCAGTGCCTGGCCGAGCATCACCGGGAAGTCGCCGCGGTGATAGTCGAGCCGCTGATCCAGGGCGCCGGGGGCATGCGCATGTACCACCCGATCTATCTCAGGCTGCTGCGCGAGGCCTGCGACCGCTACGGCGTGCACCTGATCCACGACGAGATCGCCGTCGGCTTCGGCCGCACCGGGACGATGTTCGCCTGCGAGCAGGCCGGCATCCGCCCGGACTTCCTCTGCCTGTCCAAGGCCCTGACCGGCGGCTACCTGCCGCTGGCCGCCTGCCTGACCACCGACACCGTCTACCAGGCCTTCTACGACGACTACTCGACCCTGCGCGCCTTCCTCCACTCGCACAGCTACACCGGCAACCCCCTGGCCTGCGCCGCCGCCTTGGCGACCCTGGACATCTTCGAGCAGGACGACGTCATCGAGGCCAACAAGGCGCTGGCCGCGCGCATGGCCAGCGCCACCGCACACCTGGCCGAGCACGCCCATGTCGCCGAGGTGCGCCAGACCGGCATGGCCCTGGCCGTGGAGATGGTGCAGGACAAAGCGAGCAAGACCACCTACCCCTGGCAGGAGCGCCGCGGCCTCAAGGTCTTCCAGCACGCCCTGAGCCGCGGCGCCCTGCTGCGTCCCCTGGGCAGCGTGGTGTACTTCCTGCCGCCGTACGTGATCAGCCCGGAGCAGATCGACTTCCTCGCCGAGGTCGCCAGCGAGGGTATCGACATCGCCACCCGCGACGCGGTCAGCGTGGCGGTGCCGCGCGGCGCCCGCACCGACTTCCGCGACCCCGGCTGAGCCGGCCGCGGAAAGGCCAGGCCCGCTACAAGCAGCGCGGCGATAAGGGTAAGCTTGGCGCCTTCCGCCCAAGGCTTACCCTGCAGACCCATGCGCCTCTCCCGTTTCTTCGTCGACGCCCCCCTCGCCCTCGGCCAGCACCAGCTGCCGGAGGCCCAGGCCCACTACATCGGCCGCGTGCTGCGCCACACGGTCGGCGATACGCTGCAGCTGTTCGACGGCAGCGGCCGGGAATACCTCGGCGAGCTGATCGAGGTGGGCAAGAAGAGCGTGCGCGTGGAGCTGCGCGAGACCTTCGCCGGCCTGGCCGAATCGCCGCTGCACATCCATCTGGGCCAGGGCCTGTCGCGCGGCGAGCGGATGGACTGGGCCATCCAGAAAGCCTGCGAACTGGGCGCCAACGCGATCAGCCCGATCGTCAGCGAACGCTGCGAGGTACGCCTCAAGGACGAGCGCGCCGACAAGCGCATGAGCCACTGGCGCCAGGTGACGATCAGCGCCTGCGAGCAGTGCGGCCGTTCGGTGCTGCCGATCCTCCACCCGCCGATCACCCTGAGCGAGTGGCTGCAACGGGTCGAGGCGCAGCTCAAGCTGGTCCTGCACCCGGTAGCCGAGCCGCTGGCCAGCCATGCCCGCCCGCAGTCGCTGGCCTTCCTGATCGGCCCGGAGGGCGGCCTGGCGGATGCCGAGGTGGCCCAGGCCCGAGCTGCCGGCTTCCACGCCGCGCGCCTCGGCCCGCGGGTCTTGCGCACCGAAACGGCGCCGGTGGTGGCGCTTTCC encodes:
- a CDS encoding cytochrome b — its product is MQWRNSADRYGLVSILLHWLVALAVFGLFGLGYWMVGLNYYSPWYKTAPELHKSIGLLLFAVMLARMLWRRVSPPPASLPSHGRLTRLGSRLGHSSLYFGLFVLMISGYLISTAEGRGIAVFGLFEVPATLTSIPRQEDLAGLVHEYLAWALVIFAGVHALAALKHHFIDRDATLRRMLGR
- a CDS encoding adenosylmethionine--8-amino-7-oxononanoate transaminase gives rise to the protein MSLNDHWMQRDLAVLWHPCTQMKDHEQLPLVPIRRGEGVWLEDFDGKRYIDAVSSWWVNVFGHSNPRINQRIKDQVDQLEHVILAGFSHAPVIELSERLVKLTPAGLDRVFYADNGSSCIEVALKMSFHYWLNVGQPAKKRFVTLSNSYHGETVAAMSVGDVALFTDTYKALLLDTLKVPSPDCFHRPEGMSWEAHSRAMFAHMEQCLAEHHREVAAVIVEPLIQGAGGMRMYHPIYLRLLREACDRYGVHLIHDEIAVGFGRTGTMFACEQAGIRPDFLCLSKALTGGYLPLAACLTTDTVYQAFYDDYSTLRAFLHSHSYTGNPLACAAALATLDIFEQDDVIEANKALAARMASATAHLAEHAHVAEVRQTGMALAVEMVQDKASKTTYPWQERRGLKVFQHALSRGALLRPLGSVVYFLPPYVISPEQIDFLAEVASEGIDIATRDAVSVAVPRGARTDFRDPG
- a CDS encoding 16S rRNA (uracil(1498)-N(3))-methyltransferase; the protein is MRLSRFFVDAPLALGQHQLPEAQAHYIGRVLRHTVGDTLQLFDGSGREYLGELIEVGKKSVRVELRETFAGLAESPLHIHLGQGLSRGERMDWAIQKACELGANAISPIVSERCEVRLKDERADKRMSHWRQVTISACEQCGRSVLPILHPPITLSEWLQRVEAQLKLVLHPVAEPLASHARPQSLAFLIGPEGGLADAEVAQARAAGFHAARLGPRVLRTETAPVVALSVAQQLWGDF